ataatttatcacaagGATGTTAATATATGGTCTTGCGGGCAATAATGCCTTATTTCAGTAAATGTAGAATGTGTAACTAAAAAATGAGGACTCATAAACCAGATAACAGCTATGTAAATATACAGTAAATTACTGTCAGAAGGAGAGGAAGACGCCGGTTGAGGAATGACCGGAGCCTTACGGTAAACGATCGAGAAATGAATGAAGAGCTCCACTTTCAGGTCACATTAACGTCTTTATACCTGAGCGAGAAGCTGTACCTGAGGTTGGTACAAGAAGGTTGAATCAGGCAGTTAGTATTCCCTGAACTAACAAGCAGGGGTGGCGGCATAATGAGCCTTTCGGAAGCGTTGGGTGTACTaaagagaagggaactatcagggagaaagcgccaagccatgacgactatatagcactgggaaggggtcaggataaggatttgggatgggacggggagaaggaatgatgcccaaccacttggacggtcggggattgaacgcctacctgcatgaagcgagactgtcgttctaccgtccagcccaagtggttaagggTGTACTAATGACTACTTAACCTTACAAGATATCCCTCCAGATACTGAAAGAAGGGGATAAAAtcctcatcaagccactgttgcaGTTTTTCGACCAGATGCAATAAATAGAATTGTCAGATTATTAGAAAAGATGGAAAGGAAGCAATAAACTACATAATGAGACCTGATAAAGATTTTAGAATATTGGAACAtttgtaacatttgtaacatcTAGAAAGTCCAAATTTCAACACAAGCACTAGCACAGAACCTATAATGGCATCGCTGGCCTAAAGAAACTACTCGAGTCCTATGTTAGACTAACGGGCATCATCATACAGTAAAAGGAGATTGTCAGACGAGCTGTGTAAGCATCCTCAAGAAGATCACCTTGAGAGGCAGTGGGAGCATCTTGAAGGAAACCTTGTTCAGGAGCCGTGAAGGCATCATCGAGACTAGCACCTTCAATAGAAACATTTCCAAAGCCATTGACCCTGCATTTAGACGATgcattaacaccatcaccattatcTGATTTTATGTCGATAATTGATTTCGATACAATCACTGTTTTGGTCATTATATTTTGAAGCTATAATGAAGAGGGGAGTGAGTTCGACTGGTTATGttaacaaatatataataaatcattaatacTATTACAGCTTCATCTACCATTACATATATTGCATCTACTATTCTCCTACTACATATACTTCTAAATCTACTCCTTCATctactactcctcctcctctacaaggCCGGCATGACCCTCGCCTCATGCCGGCACCTGCAGTGTGAAGACTGCAGGTTCAACCCAACCTTAAAGATGTCTTGATGCTTTCCCAGCGCCCCGGCCCGGCCGCCTCCAGTACATTCCTCTCTTCAAGACGTCGCTGAGGGCTTCTGTGGGCTCTGTGGCTCTCGGGTGCTGTGTCTGGGTGTgttcctgtctgtgtctgtgggtgtgttcctctgtgtgtgtgtctgtggtgtggaACTGGGTGGATGAATGTCTCTGCTAAGGGACGAGGGTAGATGGTGTGGCTATATAGTTTTCAGTGCTGTGGTGAGGTGGGTGTATTGGGATGCTGAATGGTGCGAAAGGCGTTTGGCTGACGCAAGTGTGGCTGACGCAAGTATGGCCGACGCAAGTGTGGCTGACGCAAGTGTGGCCGACGCAAGTGTGGCTGACGCAAGTGTGGCTGACGCAAGTGTGGCTGACGCAAGTGTGGCTGACGCAAGTGTGGCTGACGCAAGTATGGCCGACGCAAGTGTGGCTGACGCAGGCATGACTGACGCAGACATGGTTGACACAGGAATGGCTTTTGCGTAGTCGAATCCCTTAGACGTACACTGTCGATTCTTTCATATATGACTATTGCATTTAGTAGGCTCAATGTTTCTTTGCTTTGGATCTATAGTCATTATATAGACTTTTCTGATTATCTCCTTATATTTGTCTGTGTGCTCCTGCATCTTCTTGATTAAACTCGTTGTTATTTAAGCCTGGCTTCGGTACTAAATAAAGTTTTAGCGCACGTTTGAGATTACAATTCCCTATACGGGACGAAGGGGAATGCTTACCGAGTGTGTTGCATGCTGTTCTCACTAGTGCTGGCGGGATATGCTGTATGCTTGTGTTATATTAGTATCAGTATGACACAAGCTGGTGTGAAGGTGTGGCGTGATGAGCCACACCACCTGTCACACCAGCTGTGAGAGCACTGGATCACTCAGCACTAGCTGTGAGAGCACTGGATCACTCAGCACCAGCTGTGAGAGCACTGGATCACTCAGCACCAGCTGTGAGAGCACTGGATCACTCAGCACCAGCTGTGAGAGCACTGGATCACTCAGCATCAGCTGTGAGAGCACTGGATCACTCAGCACCAGCTGTGATAGTACTGGATCACTCAGcaccagctgtgagagtactgGATCACTCAGCACCAGCTGTGAGAGCACTGGATCACTCAGCACCAGCTGTGAGAGTACCGGATCACTCAGcaccagctgtgagagtactggatcactcagcaccagctgtgagagtactggatcactcagcaccagctgtgagagtactggatcactcagcaccagctgtgagagtactggatcactcagcaccagctgtgagagtactgGATCACTCAGCACCAGCTGTGAGAGCACTGGATCACTCAGCACCAGCTGTGAGAGCACTGGATCACTCAACACCACCTGTGAGAGTACTGGATCACTCAACACCACCTGTGAAAGCACTCAACACTCACGCCATATTTCAATATAATTTATGACAGTGTGTGTCAGGAGAGAGCACAGTGGTAGCCGCTTACACCGTGGTGTTAAGCAGTTCAGGAGAGTGTTGTGGAAGCCTCTTATACCGAGCTGTCAGGCAGTTCGAGCAGGAGAGAGTACGGTGGTGGCCGCTGACACAGAGCTGTTTAGCAATTCTCACAGGAGTCTACACTTCCCGTTCTTTTCAAAGTCCGAAAAATAATGATAAACTCTTTATCAATTCTTCCTGGTGCTGTTTATAAACATCTCTCTAGCACGTGTTACAAAATATATCTTTTCTcggctacacacagaaatcacaatagcgtgatgcatcaaatgaacaaatccacaagggccgtgacgaggattcgaacctgcgtccgagagcgtcccagacgctgccttaatcgactgagctacgacatggtaaaaagaattgcatccagaagttctactgaactgacTTGAATTGTgccaaatcctggtttgtgtctcggagaagctgcaggatccaagtaagttcagtagaactactggttgctattattttaccatgtcgtagctcagttgattaacgcggcgtctgggatgctctgggacgtaggttcgaatcctcgtcacggcccttgtggatttgttcttttctCCGCGTTATCTGTAAGCTTAAATGTCAACTGTGATTACTCTTCCAGTTTCCGAAGCTTTGATCTTAACCGTTTTATTAATCTTTGTTTGGGTCGTGTTGCATGAAaaaggtgggtggggtgggtggtggggggggggggggactctgctAGAATAAACAAGAGAGTAAGTACTTTGAGATACAGGTGACAAGAGAGTGTGCTGTGAAAATATTGCTTCCTCTCCGATTCTTCAAGCATTGACCTAACCGCATTCGAAACCTGGACGTGTTTTGTAAATCACGGTGACATTTATTGAACGGCTGTGAGAGCACTGGATCACTCGATCCAGTTGGATCGAGTGATCCAGTGGGCGTCGATCACTCTTCCGAGGTTGGTTATAACGAGAATAATCTGGAGTTGGGAAGTTTCgaggctcgtaaactgtttattgAATGTAAATATTGTTGCCATGAGGaagggaaagatgtacaggtttcaaaAGTGGTTGCATGAATGCCTGATGAATCCTGAACCCTGGTGCAGGCGACGCCCGAAGCAGGTACATTCATCTCATCCAAGATCTTGTTATCGATATCTAAATGTATCTCATGCTAGATAACAGATGATAACCAATCGATCAAGATGTTCATTCCTAAGTTTATGATAGGGGCTACATTGCAGATGCAGCCccaactccctctctctctcacaccttgcTGGAGACAGCGTGTAGAAGAGTAGGAGTGGTATTTCGGGCACTGTGACGATACTGTGTAGGACTGACCCATGAGTTACTGAGAACGGTGACCTCGCTGGCGTGAGGACCATAGCAGACA
The Procambarus clarkii isolate CNS0578487 chromosome 51, FALCON_Pclarkii_2.0, whole genome shotgun sequence DNA segment above includes these coding regions:
- the LOC138351796 gene encoding spermidine/spermine N(1)-acetyltransferase-like protein 1, producing MCEYFYTNIVIDWWNTLLAVMLGRWIVSTQYTTIAVDVTGNKKNRKLTPYYKIQNPASARLTNSPAALLARHKCHLGLYMSKLTAVNPSALNIQVVLSDPVLSQVVLSDPVLSQLVLSDPVLSQLVLSDPVLSQLVLSDPVLSQLVLSDPVLSQLVLSDPVLSQLVLSDPVLSQLVLSDPVLSQLVLSDPVLSQLVLSDPVLSQLVLSDPVLSQLVLSDPVLSQLMLSDPVLSQLVLSDPVLSQLVLSDPVLSQLVLSDPVLSQLVLSDPVLSQLV